From a region of the Macrobrachium nipponense isolate FS-2020 chromosome 20, ASM1510439v2, whole genome shotgun sequence genome:
- the LOC135224740 gene encoding epoxide hydrolase 4-like isoform X1 has protein sequence MSALKRAGLWCLEWTLAVAYGWVVVGYALWLWLRGALKQGIARDFPPDCLNDPNLGRHKYVKIEQRMKLHYVESGNHENPLVILVHGSPDFWFTWRKQISVLNQDYWVVAVDLRGCGDSEGPYFRSHYTTAELANDIAQLICLLNATSAHLICAGVGGQVGWYMAYNYPHLISKLVLIHSPHPYVVRQQLGQNWSHYYKAGYLYLLKLPVLPEIAATLNDFGLIDKIMKPLLKMKVIEPEEIEAYKFVFSSRDTWTGPLHILRALDVSPIDEEEPEPAVITKPTLLIMGDADPLLPMETAYRSAEFVERITVRPAPGPGYMTHVLRAQQVNETIIKFLHEMPWKPLSPLEPTKNSSLVGRVMGASLAAVSNTVNKTSGALEMTRVFPGGLVGIAQASFKAAESKLGLD, from the exons ATGTCTGCTTTGAAGAGAGCTGGTTTGTGGTGCCTGGAGTGGACACTCGCTGTGGCGTATGGGTGGGTTGTCGTTGGATATGCCTTGTGGTTGTGGTTACGGGGCGCCCTCAAACAGGGCATCGCCAGGGACTTTCCGCCCGATTGCCTGAACGACCCAAACCTTGGCAGGCACAAGTATGTGAAGATAGAA CAGAGAATGAAACTACATTATGTGGAGTCCGGAAATCATGAGAACCCTCTCGTGATTCTTGTTCACGGGTCACCCGACTTTTGGTTCACCTGGAGGAAGCAGATCTCTGTCCTCAATCAGGATTACTG GGTGGTAGCCGTCGACCTTCGTGGCTGTGGTGATTCGGAAGGACCTTATTTCCGTTCTCACTACACAACTGCTGAGTTGGCCAATGATATCGCACAGTTGATCTGCCTTCTCA ATGCAACCTCAGCCCACTTGATATGTGCCGGAGTAGGGGGCCAGGTGGGATGGTATATGGCGTATAACTATCCCCACCTGATTTCTAAATTGGTTCTTATTCATTCACCTCATCCTTACGTTGTTCGTCAACAGCTTGGTCAGAATTGGAGCCATTACTACAAAGCCGG ATACCTGTACTTGCTGAAGCTACCAGTTCTACCCGAAATCGCTGCTACCTTGAACGACTTTGGCCTCATTGATAAGATAATGAAGCCTCTTCTGAAAATGAAGGTTATCGAACCGGAAGAAATTGAAGCCTATAAGTTCGTCTTCTCCAGCAGAG atACCTGGACAGGGCCCCTTCATATTCTAAGAGCTTTGGACGTCAGCCCTATCGACGAGGAGGAACCTGAGCCTGCCGTGATTACGAAGCCCACCCTACTCATTATGGGAGACGCCGACCCTCTTCTGCCCATGGAAACTGCATATCGATCTGCAG AATTCGTCGAGCGCATTACTGTGAGGCCAGCCCCTGGACCAGGGTACATGACACACGTATTACGGGCACAGCAGGTTAacgaaacaataataaaattcctGCACGAAATGCCTTGGAAACCCTTGTCCCCGCTGGAGCCTACTAAAAACTCCTCGTTGGTCGGGAGAGTGATGGGTGCAAGTCTTGCTGCCGTTTCTAATACTGTGAACAA AACAAGCGGAGCGCTGGAAATGACCCGCGTCTTTCCAGGAGGCCTCGTGGGAATTGCCCAGGCTTCCTTCAAAGCTGCAGAATCGAAACTGGGTCTTGATTAA
- the LOC135224740 gene encoding epoxide hydrolase 4-like isoform X3, with translation MSALKRAGLWCLEWTLAVAYGWVVVGYALWLWLRGALKQGIARDFPPDCLNDPNLGRHKYVKIEQRMKLHYVESGNHENPLVILVHGSPDFWFTWRKQISVLNQDYWVVAVDLRGCGDSEGPYFRSHYTTAELANDIAQLICLLNATSAHLICAGVGGQVGWYMAYNYPHLISKLVLIHSPHPYVVRQQLGQNWSHYYKAGYLYLLKLPVLPEIAATLNDFGLIDKIMKPLLKMKVIEPEEIEAYKFVFSSRDTWTGPLHILRALDVSPIDEEEPEPAVITKPTLLIMGDADPLLPMETAYRSAEFVERITVRPAPGPGYMTHVLRAQQVNETIIKFLHEMPWKPLSPLEPTKNSSLVGRVMGASLAAVSNTVNKVSLVFWYFI, from the exons ATGTCTGCTTTGAAGAGAGCTGGTTTGTGGTGCCTGGAGTGGACACTCGCTGTGGCGTATGGGTGGGTTGTCGTTGGATATGCCTTGTGGTTGTGGTTACGGGGCGCCCTCAAACAGGGCATCGCCAGGGACTTTCCGCCCGATTGCCTGAACGACCCAAACCTTGGCAGGCACAAGTATGTGAAGATAGAA CAGAGAATGAAACTACATTATGTGGAGTCCGGAAATCATGAGAACCCTCTCGTGATTCTTGTTCACGGGTCACCCGACTTTTGGTTCACCTGGAGGAAGCAGATCTCTGTCCTCAATCAGGATTACTG GGTGGTAGCCGTCGACCTTCGTGGCTGTGGTGATTCGGAAGGACCTTATTTCCGTTCTCACTACACAACTGCTGAGTTGGCCAATGATATCGCACAGTTGATCTGCCTTCTCA ATGCAACCTCAGCCCACTTGATATGTGCCGGAGTAGGGGGCCAGGTGGGATGGTATATGGCGTATAACTATCCCCACCTGATTTCTAAATTGGTTCTTATTCATTCACCTCATCCTTACGTTGTTCGTCAACAGCTTGGTCAGAATTGGAGCCATTACTACAAAGCCGG ATACCTGTACTTGCTGAAGCTACCAGTTCTACCCGAAATCGCTGCTACCTTGAACGACTTTGGCCTCATTGATAAGATAATGAAGCCTCTTCTGAAAATGAAGGTTATCGAACCGGAAGAAATTGAAGCCTATAAGTTCGTCTTCTCCAGCAGAG atACCTGGACAGGGCCCCTTCATATTCTAAGAGCTTTGGACGTCAGCCCTATCGACGAGGAGGAACCTGAGCCTGCCGTGATTACGAAGCCCACCCTACTCATTATGGGAGACGCCGACCCTCTTCTGCCCATGGAAACTGCATATCGATCTGCAG AATTCGTCGAGCGCATTACTGTGAGGCCAGCCCCTGGACCAGGGTACATGACACACGTATTACGGGCACAGCAGGTTAacgaaacaataataaaattcctGCACGAAATGCCTTGGAAACCCTTGTCCCCGCTGGAGCCTACTAAAAACTCCTCGTTGGTCGGGAGAGTGATGGGTGCAAGTCTTGCTGCCGTTTCTAATACTGTGAACAA GGTTTCTCTGGTGTTTTGGTATTTCATTTGA
- the LOC135224740 gene encoding epoxide hydrolase 4-like isoform X2, which yields MSALKRAGLWCLEWTLAVAYGWVVVGYALWLWLRGALKQGIARDFPPDCLNDPNLGRHKYVKIERMKLHYVESGNHENPLVILVHGSPDFWFTWRKQISVLNQDYWVVAVDLRGCGDSEGPYFRSHYTTAELANDIAQLICLLNATSAHLICAGVGGQVGWYMAYNYPHLISKLVLIHSPHPYVVRQQLGQNWSHYYKAGYLYLLKLPVLPEIAATLNDFGLIDKIMKPLLKMKVIEPEEIEAYKFVFSSRDTWTGPLHILRALDVSPIDEEEPEPAVITKPTLLIMGDADPLLPMETAYRSAEFVERITVRPAPGPGYMTHVLRAQQVNETIIKFLHEMPWKPLSPLEPTKNSSLVGRVMGASLAAVSNTVNKTSGALEMTRVFPGGLVGIAQASFKAAESKLGLD from the exons ATGTCTGCTTTGAAGAGAGCTGGTTTGTGGTGCCTGGAGTGGACACTCGCTGTGGCGTATGGGTGGGTTGTCGTTGGATATGCCTTGTGGTTGTGGTTACGGGGCGCCCTCAAACAGGGCATCGCCAGGGACTTTCCGCCCGATTGCCTGAACGACCCAAACCTTGGCAGGCACAAGTATGTGAAGATAGAA AGAATGAAACTACATTATGTGGAGTCCGGAAATCATGAGAACCCTCTCGTGATTCTTGTTCACGGGTCACCCGACTTTTGGTTCACCTGGAGGAAGCAGATCTCTGTCCTCAATCAGGATTACTG GGTGGTAGCCGTCGACCTTCGTGGCTGTGGTGATTCGGAAGGACCTTATTTCCGTTCTCACTACACAACTGCTGAGTTGGCCAATGATATCGCACAGTTGATCTGCCTTCTCA ATGCAACCTCAGCCCACTTGATATGTGCCGGAGTAGGGGGCCAGGTGGGATGGTATATGGCGTATAACTATCCCCACCTGATTTCTAAATTGGTTCTTATTCATTCACCTCATCCTTACGTTGTTCGTCAACAGCTTGGTCAGAATTGGAGCCATTACTACAAAGCCGG ATACCTGTACTTGCTGAAGCTACCAGTTCTACCCGAAATCGCTGCTACCTTGAACGACTTTGGCCTCATTGATAAGATAATGAAGCCTCTTCTGAAAATGAAGGTTATCGAACCGGAAGAAATTGAAGCCTATAAGTTCGTCTTCTCCAGCAGAG atACCTGGACAGGGCCCCTTCATATTCTAAGAGCTTTGGACGTCAGCCCTATCGACGAGGAGGAACCTGAGCCTGCCGTGATTACGAAGCCCACCCTACTCATTATGGGAGACGCCGACCCTCTTCTGCCCATGGAAACTGCATATCGATCTGCAG AATTCGTCGAGCGCATTACTGTGAGGCCAGCCCCTGGACCAGGGTACATGACACACGTATTACGGGCACAGCAGGTTAacgaaacaataataaaattcctGCACGAAATGCCTTGGAAACCCTTGTCCCCGCTGGAGCCTACTAAAAACTCCTCGTTGGTCGGGAGAGTGATGGGTGCAAGTCTTGCTGCCGTTTCTAATACTGTGAACAA AACAAGCGGAGCGCTGGAAATGACCCGCGTCTTTCCAGGAGGCCTCGTGGGAATTGCCCAGGCTTCCTTCAAAGCTGCAGAATCGAAACTGGGTCTTGATTAA